CACGCTAAGGCAGTGGCAGCAGGATTTGCGCGGCATAGGCTACTTCTTCGTCGCACAAACcctttttcgacggttataaacaaaaaatcactatttaacggttattttaactccgattttgatgatttttaacgactacactccttgaccctatatgaatacaatgaactaattcgatcttcaatttaatatatttacacaagtggataccacaaaatcttatgatatacttaatgaaagcataaataaactctaaatgtTAGGGAATCTAcagttttgatgggatacgcattctacaaaactaatttcaacgatcgacctgtcaaacttgtttgtatatacttcaagattggatacgccaaaaatcgcaaaaaacaaacattcagagatcaagtaatgggacaaaacttttcaactgttataaacgaaaaatcatgattttacaattattttaactccaattttgatgattttttacagctacactccttgaccctatatgaatacaacgaactgattcgattgtcaatttaaaatatttacacaagttgATACCACagaatcttatgttatacttaatgaaaatataaataaactctaaatgtTAGGGAATCTATGGTTTtcatgggatacgcattctacgaaactaatttcaacgatccaaccgtcaaacttgtttgtatatacttcgagattggatacaccaaaaataacaaaaacaaacattcaaagatcaagtaacgggacaaaacttttcgacgattataaacaaaaaatcacgatttaacgattattttaactccgattttgatgattttttacagctacagtccttgatcctatatgaacaCAATGAACTGATTCGATGATCAATTTAAAATGTTTACacaaatggataccacaaaatcttatgttatacttaatgaaagtataaataaactctaagtgttaaggaatctatcgtttttataggatacacattctacaaaactaatttcaacgatccaaccatcaaacttgtttgtatatactttaagattgcagatatcaagtaacgggacaaaacttttcaatggttataaacgaaaaatcacaattttacgattattttaactccgattttgataattttttatagctacactccttgtgtgaaatcccgttcccgaatttcactgttataatctacgcattgttattattgaaattttatgttattttcgggaagttatattaatttatttgaatttagattttaattaaactagttacgaagtttgaagtttggaaattaattatttaaaattcgtaGATCTTtcaaggtcacaatttatatttctGAATAGAGCTCGATCCCACGAATGCATATGCGAAAGACATTTGTAAGTCCGGATTATAACAGTATAGTTACGGACTTTTGAAGTTGTGATACTATAGATTTTAGGAATTAATTTTCTCCCACTTTGTGGGTAAGAGGCCCAAATCGATATGGGGTTAAGTGGACCATcagaattggaaaaaaaaagggaggggAAACAACCAATcaggaagaaaaggaaaaaaaaggaaaaaaaaaaagaaaaggaagaaacagACCTCCCCTCCCGTCCGTACACCCGCGCACCCACCCGAGCAAATTTTGCCATTTTTTTTCGTCGAACCACCACCATACAACACCTACAACTTCTTCTACAACATCCCTTCTACCATTTTCACCCAAGATTGTGGGTTTTTAGGTCAAAAATCGTGAAGAACAGTGCAAGGAACCCAGAGGTGTTCGACAGCAATTCGGTCATTCCAGCGAGTTTCACCACCCATCACCACCCTCAATCAACTCCCCttggacccaggaacaagacccaaccaGTGGTAGGGGCATTGGAACACCGAAGAAGGAGAATTGAAGAACACTCACCTTAGGGTTTCTGGTGGGTTCAAGCTAAATTGGGGcttttcctggccaaattggacttggccacaggtataaagtttgctctactcACTAAGATCTAcatttctgtaaaatttggtaatttttaaaaatagttgaattttctggtGAGTTGTGGCGGCCGGCCGCCGTGTGCTGCGGCGCGTGCAGCAGTGGACCGATGATGTCTTTCTAAGTTCAATTAGATGCCCTAAATTTATAATTGATATCCGTATGAAgtggtttgattgtttgaacttagTTTCATTATGATACATCAATTGTTCAAATTTTGAatcgatgatccgaccgttggatcgtcaccaaactttaatgcattatagaacataatatttgaaGATAGCTAGAACTaatggatcgggaatccgacgtacaaatcttcctgaattggatttctaagttagtaaaattaattgttaaccaccacctaattctagcaattggcggagatccagcCGTCGGATCTCTATGAGaatttagtatgttgttctatgAAAATTGTAAGTAACAAGTTCATATGTTATGCGCCTATTTTGTGTGTAGCCTGTATATGTCAAAATGTTTCATTTTAtattagggaattgttattaacattcctaaaatctcattctacactctttacaaaaataaaaatttctaattataaaaagtttagAATGCAaactaagatttttttttagtaccaataacaattctcttatattattttcttttgtaatatTTATTAGTTATTTATTAAAGAAGGTTGAAAGTAACAATTTCACATAAACAAAATAAGTTGTATTCATTGTGGGTCCTACcattaatcaaattaaaaataatttggcATCAATCTCTCTTCTTGTCATTTTTTACGCTGGGAGCACCTTCTTCAATCCAACTTAGCATTTGGCTCCACGGTTGAAGCCACTTTTGCTGTTAAAACTATACGTTTTTGTCCACCTAGCATTTTTGACATTTTTATTGAAGATGCTCTAAAGGTTAAAAcaaagagagttttaacgaaaaacccacggtactgttcactttaacgaaaaaccatatttttacactaaaaagtcaattctgttactattcattttaccatttattttgtatttttaaaactcaaagttttcaaaccatttgcATTAGTCCTTCAAACAAAAGGTTAAACACATTTATCCTAACATGAGACTATGACATGTGAAATGCAaatgcaaaaaaaattcaataccTTAACTTGCAGTTTGACTTGAATATTTGGGTAGACTTTATAACTCGTTGCAAAAGCAACCCTCCAAAAATTCCAATCTAATTAAACTAATCAAATATTAATTGTGTGTAAGTGATCATTTAAGTGGCTTAACCAGCTTTCCTATTGGCCAACTCTATCTTGTAGTCTAGACATAGAAGTCCAAAAGTCTTCATGCTTAGGTCATCCAAATTTATAACACTAAACTAGAGAAAACCTTGAAGATATGCAAAAGGTGTCACAGCATAGGACCTCAATTCAGAAGGGCCTCCAAATTTTCTTTACATGTACTCAGACACATGTGTAGCTATATTAAAATATGCAAATATAATACCAAAGTTCTAATCTAGTGCTAGTGGCTTAGGGTTTTTACCATTTTGAGGCTTTGAGCATGAGCTAGGTTCGATCTGTGGTTTTGCCTTGCTGGTTTCAAAAACATGCAATTGTTTCGAACTCATGACCTATTGAAGACAGGAAACACTTTTGTCCACAAAAACAAACTTATTTTTTATTCACTAACTTGTAATACttcaattttataaaattaaagttcCCAATAATAAAATGTCTCCTTGTAAGTTTTTCACAAAGCACCAAAATGCTTAAGGCCGCCCCTGCATTAAACTAACAAGACttcttgaccaaaaaaaaaaatatatatatatatataatatgtaccAAGACTTCGTGGAAAAAGTACTCTCAGCCAGACATCAAATTTgacgtttatatatatatacaccaagACATCGTGGAAAAAgtggacaaggattgtttgcGCTCCCACTTTCGGTGCCTTTCtgttttatgtggtcacggttaaatcacgtcaatattttatattgttttttttatagaggtaaTATGaccaaaatgaatagtaatataaaatgttgacgtggcttaaccgtgactacaCAAACAAAAGAGCACGGAAAGGCACCGGAAGTGGAAGGTCAGACAATCCTTATCCAAAAAAAGTACTCTCAGCCAGACTTCAAATTTGACGCCAGAAACTACAGAGCACCGATATAGTATTtcggtttgaatttttttgacgAAATTGGTGCTATTTCAGTTTGAAAAATCAAAgtcatgtttttatttttcctataCAAAACTTTCTCACTTTCACTTTTATAATAAAGTGATGTTATCTAAATCTAAATTACATATTAATAGAACTTTGTTTGTCAATTAAAAAtcatctaaactacatattaatagaacTTATTTGTCGTCACTTAGTAGTAGCACttataaatgagaggtcttagctaggttcgattctcgccaaaggcgaatttgaacaaTATTATTGATAGCTCATTATGAGGCTCACCCCACCCCctcctcttagtgtaaataatatcgtttgttaaaaaaaaaatttaaaaaaaactctATTTGTCAACTAAAAATCAATGAAATTACTATTATACCCTTTTATACATAACTAAAAAAATTAGACATTATAGTAATTTCACACAAACaaatttttactattttttttttaacctcgCAACCATATCATCCTATCAATACCTAAACTCACTCTTTGTTTCTATCTCTCTCATTTGCACCCACCCATGTCTacttttttcatactttttctaACTTCCCCAATCCACTAATATTTAAttctttataaattttaaatcacACACAAGGGGTGTCTACTGCATCTAGTTGTATATAAAGTAAAGGGAAAAGGGTACTAATCACCctttatttttcataaaaaatttggaTTAAAATATGTCATGAtaggaaacaaaacgaaaatAGAGACGAAATTTGCTTTCAAATGATGTGTTAAGATGAAGAGAAAAAAACATGCTTTTATGTAACACAAAGGAACACTAGTTTGAAACGAAAcccttttatataataaaatcgaagaTTATTACCAGTTTTCTAAATTAATATCTCACCATAATGCGTTTATGTTATAAATTGCTCACTCAAaggtgttttgtttctttgttgcgGCTGTTTTAGACTTTATTCTACATTAACTTGCAGCCATGACTTCTGAATCCATAGTTCACAGGTGATTTACTTCACCTTATcagctttcttaattttaactcTTATACTTAATTTCTGTAAGAATTTCTCAAAGCAGTCATGAAGCAGATGAAAAACACGTTGATGCCATGAACTGGGATGAACTGGAATTTGGGGTAATTCCAACCGATTACATGTACATTATGATATGTTCCGATGGAGAGAACTTTTCACAAGGCCATCTCGCTCCCTATAGAAAGATTGAGCTCAGCCCATTTGCTGGAATCTTGAATTATGGACAGGTAATTACACTTAGCTGCCCTTATGTTTGTTtcacaatgaggccgaataatCGGATCCATGCTCATTAATAGATGAGTATCGATCCGAGGGCTTGTAACTCTAGTAGTTAAGAGTATCTACGTGATGGTGTCATCAGGGAATATTAGAAGGTCTCAAGGCAATCAGGACGAAAGATGGTCACATTCAGCTGTTTCGCCCGGAAGAGAATGCTCTAAGAATGAAGATGGGTGCAGAGAGATTGTGCATGCCATGTCCATCTACTGAGCAATTTCTTGCTGCTTTAAAACAAGCAGTCCTTGCCAACAAGCGTTGGGTATTTTCACTTTAGACCCTACAGTTCTAAAGTTTACAGACGTAAAAACTGACGTTTTAATTttcatatgtatatatgtatgtatgtatgtatgtatgtatgtgtgtacgTATGCATGTATAGGTACCACCTTCAGGGAAAGGAGTATTGTATATTAGGCCATTGCTTATCGGAAGTGGTTCTGTTCTTGGCTTGGGGTCAGCAACAGAGTACACATTCCTAATATTTGCTACTCCAATTGGTAGTTATCACAAGGTAACTTATTTGCCAATGCAATTCGTGTTAATCACCAATTGGTTTTAGATTGGAGACTTTAACTTTGATATAGTTTCAAAGTCGAGAATTAAGTCACGTATTGCTAATTGATTGGGATTCGATCACGAAGAAAAATACTTGGTTCTGTGGTAATTTCGTTCACATAAATTATGTTTTTCTCAAattaaattttagatttttccTGGTTACTCCCTATTTTTcagaccctttttttttttcttgggaagtttatttttcaaactttgattttgtttatACAACAGAGTGGCAGCACCATGAATTTGTACATTGAGAATGAGGTTCGTAGGGCCACTCCTGGTGGAACTGGAGGCATCAAAAGCATCACCAACTATTCACCAGTAATTTACTTGGCcaacttatatatataattaggttGAAGATATTGGGATCttctaaataatttttattttttgctccatttCAATGCTACAGATTTTTAAAACAGTACAGAAGGCTAGGGCCGAAGGGTTCACTGACGTCCTCTTTCTGGATGCAGCCACTGGAAAAAATATTGAGGAGTGTTCTTCATCTAATATTTTCATTGTGAAGGTATTAGTAATTACAATTCGCATATACGGTTTCAATATTACAATTCACCAACATTCTGAGCATGTTACGTGACCGGATtgttaaaccctaaaccctaatttctcCGTAACATAACTGAATTGTTAAGCTACACAATCAAATAAGAATTATTTTAATCGACAACAAACAAAACGTGCATTATTGAGCTTGAAGTgttgttttaaaaattaaaaaacaaaaataacaatgTTATCGAAGGCTTCTATGTGAAATGCCCATTCAAGTTTGGCCTAACAATTATTTTACTGGTGTAGGATAATGTGATTTTAACTCCACCAACCAATGGAACTGTCCTTCCAGGGATCACAAGGAAAAGCATCATAGAAATTGCTCTCCATCTCAATTACGTGGTAATTAACGACCCCTTTTTACCTTAATTAAGCATTAACTACTGCTTGTACAGCTTGTTAATTATATTTCACAAGTCTAAAATGTAAATTTGACTCATGAGAAGTGATTTTCTAGCTAATTGCAACCTCTAAAACCATGTTTTGGGAAATGGATATCAGGTGGAGGAACGTGATGTTTCACTAGAGGATGTGTTGGCTGCTGATGAAGTTTTCTGTACTGGGACTGCTGTGGATGTCATTGCCGTTTCTAGCATAACATATCGTGACAAAAGGTACAAGTGTTTGAGGAAAATTCTTAAGGAAAAGCACTTTTGGTACTTCTATgccttgaatttttaatttaaaattttttatgtgCTTTTTAAACCAAATGCGCTTCATACAAAAGCAGTTTAGAACAGACCCTCAAAATCgtggcattttttttttaaatatcataACCCTGGAATTTAGTAGCTAAAAATGGATTATGTTAATGCAGGGTTGAATACAGAAGAGGGAAAGAAACTGTGTTTTGCAAACTGCGTGAAATGCTTACTGATATTCAAACAGGTTTGATTGAGGACAAAATGGGGTGGACATTGCTGATTGATTGAGCTGCTGCTTGATCCCCGTTTCATTTCCAATGAAGCATGTGCGTTCATAATATGAACTTCGTATGGATACCAAATAAATTGAGatgtttttcatattgttcttcATTGCTAAACCTGAAACCAGGttcttggattttttttgttgaatttgtgGGACAATATATGCAATCGTATgtttaaattgaaaatatacttatctttgttttttttttgttttgttttataaatATTGCTTCTCTACCCTTTACTATATGAACATTTTTTAAACACTACTTGTAGTACTAAGTGTCTATATGAACATGTTATTAAACACTACTCGTCATGAGCAAAGCCataaaagttttttttcttcatatagtGTAAACTTGCGACTAAGATATTAATGTAATTGGATGTTTTATAagttttaatataatttttctcCCGTCTGTGATTTATTGTGGGTAATTAAAGAGTGTAGCCGCTAATTATCATTCTaacattttcatttttcaacatGGTTATGGccatacactttttttttttttctcaaatgatAATATACACTATTAGTTTGTTGTATTTAAACACAgaaataaaccaaaaaataaatcaaagagataagaagcttttgtgggttccACAAAGAACATATCGGATATAACCATCTAGAGGGTTACAAGTACCCACTCATGGGCTTGATTAatgaaaattaagaagaaataAAAGCAAGAGATTTGAGGAAAATAAGCTTATCTAAATTACTTATTAACATCACAAAATAAATTTATGAGCATTAATTCAATTTCTCATAAACccaattttgcttttttttattcaagCCTTTCAAATACCATCATAAAATctccaatttaaaaaaaataaaataaaaaaacctcacTTTTTTAGTCTTTC
This genomic interval from Malus domestica chromosome 05, GDT2T_hap1 contains the following:
- the LOC114824835 gene encoding putative branched-chain-amino-acid aminotransferase 7 isoform X1, with product MTSESIVHSHEADEKHVDAMNWDELEFGVIPTDYMYIMICSDGENFSQGHLAPYRKIELSPFAGILNYGQGILEGLKAIRTKDGHIQLFRPEENALRMKMGAERLCMPCPSTEQFLAALKQAVLANKRWVPPSGKGVLYIRPLLIGSGSVLGLGSATEYTFLIFATPIGSYHKSGSTMNLYIENEVRRATPGGTGGIKSITNYSPIFKTVQKARAEGFTDVLFLDAATGKNIEECSSSNIFIVKDNVILTPPTNGTVLPGITRKSIIEIALHLNYVVEERDVSLEDVLAADEVFCTGTAVDVIAVSSITYRDKRVEYRRGKETVFCKLREMLTDIQTGLIEDKMGWTLLID
- the LOC114824835 gene encoding putative branched-chain-amino-acid aminotransferase 7 isoform X2; this translates as MNWDELEFGVIPTDYMYIMICSDGENFSQGHLAPYRKIELSPFAGILNYGQGILEGLKAIRTKDGHIQLFRPEENALRMKMGAERLCMPCPSTEQFLAALKQAVLANKRWVPPSGKGVLYIRPLLIGSGSVLGLGSATEYTFLIFATPIGSYHKSGSTMNLYIENEVRRATPGGTGGIKSITNYSPIFKTVQKARAEGFTDVLFLDAATGKNIEECSSSNIFIVKDNVILTPPTNGTVLPGITRKSIIEIALHLNYVVEERDVSLEDVLAADEVFCTGTAVDVIAVSSITYRDKRVEYRRGKETVFCKLREMLTDIQTGLIEDKMGWTLLID